The proteins below are encoded in one region of Microbispora sp. NBC_01189:
- a CDS encoding helix-turn-helix domain-containing protein, with protein MRLPDLAHHMSVSERHLRHLLTEDAGLPPKSFARIARLRDALSCGRVRSGRLAQLAATTGYYDQSHMTAEFCSMMGVPPGAFFAGRLPAPQPC; from the coding sequence ATGCGCCTGCCCGATCTCGCGCACCACATGTCCGTCAGCGAACGTCACCTCCGCCACCTGCTCACCGAGGACGCCGGGCTCCCGCCCAAGTCCTTCGCGCGCATCGCCCGCCTCCGCGACGCACTCAGTTGCGGCCGGGTCCGTTCCGGGCGACTGGCACAGCTCGCCGCGACCACCGGGTACTACGACCAGTCCCACATGACCGCCGAGTTCTGCAGCATGATGGGCGTGCCCCCAGGGGCGTTCTTCGCCGGCCGGCTTCCGGCGCCCCAACCCTGCTGA
- a CDS encoding PhdYeFM domain-containing protein — protein sequence MKGDGKAVPPTNPAAAGGSTTTDDSHETTRDDIETTGLRYGPRKRRLTAEELIASHRRLPRVAWTEMRQEADGLFGADDRIDTDPWDHSHE from the coding sequence ATGAAAGGCGACGGAAAGGCAGTGCCCCCCACCAACCCCGCCGCGGCAGGGGGCTCGACCACGACCGACGACAGCCACGAGACCACGCGCGATGACATCGAAACCACCGGGCTTCGCTACGGGCCTCGCAAGCGACGCCTGACAGCCGAGGAACTGATCGCCAGTCACCGCCGACTGCCTCGGGTGGCCTGGACCGAGATGCGGCAGGAAGCCGATGGCCTGTTCGGCGCAGATGACCGAATCGACACCGACCCCTGGGACCACAGCCATGAATGA
- a CDS encoding tryptophan 2,3-dioxygenase: MPATPYGRAGSGDVLPPPRSFGEEGGRLSYGGYLRLPELLAQQEQRSGASDELLFITVHQVYELWFKLLLHELERIRDAMAEGALWRARHLFRRVHAVEKVLVDQVQVMETMTPQDFLEFRSVLAPASGFQSVQFRELEFLSGAKDPSYLGRLRGAGDAEIARLRRRLAEPTLWDAYLTALSQRGLPVSDEEIMDSLLAVARDRGSYDDLWDLAEDLLTHDETTALWRMRHVQMVERQIGTKSGTGGSSGAPYLRGRTRLHFFPLLWELRAWL, translated from the coding sequence ATGCCTGCGACGCCGTACGGCCGGGCCGGGTCGGGAGACGTGCTGCCCCCGCCGCGCAGCTTCGGCGAGGAGGGCGGGCGCCTTTCCTACGGCGGCTACCTCCGGCTGCCCGAGCTGCTCGCCCAGCAGGAGCAGCGGTCCGGGGCCAGCGACGAACTGCTGTTCATCACCGTCCACCAGGTCTACGAGCTGTGGTTCAAGCTCCTGCTGCACGAGCTGGAGCGGATCAGGGACGCGATGGCGGAGGGCGCGCTGTGGCGGGCCAGGCACCTGTTCCGCCGGGTGCACGCGGTCGAGAAGGTCCTGGTCGACCAGGTCCAGGTGATGGAGACCATGACGCCGCAGGACTTCCTGGAGTTCCGGTCGGTGCTCGCCCCCGCGAGCGGCTTCCAGTCGGTGCAGTTCCGGGAGCTCGAGTTCCTGTCGGGCGCCAAGGACCCCTCGTACCTCGGCCGGTTGCGGGGCGCGGGCGACGCGGAAATCGCCAGGCTGCGGCGTCGGCTCGCCGAGCCGACGCTGTGGGATGCTTATCTCACCGCCCTCTCCCAGCGTGGCCTGCCGGTCTCCGACGAAGAGATCATGGACTCCCTGCTGGCCGTGGCCCGCGACCGGGGATCGTACGACGATCTGTGGGACCTGGCCGAGGATCTTCTCACCCACGACGAGACGACCGCTCTGTGGCGGATGCGACACGTACAGATGGTCGAGCGCCAGATCGGGACGAAATCCGGTACCGGCGGCTCGTCTGGGGCACCTTATCTCCGGGGACGGACGCGTTTGCACTTCTTCCCCCTGCTATGGGAACTACGGGCCTGGCTTTGA
- a CDS encoding FAD-binding oxidoreductase, whose amino-acid sequence MIDRRSFLRVSALASAAAFSGTAFAAAGPRPADWSALGRGLEGRLIRPGDASYDNARHVFNSAFDSVRPAGVAYCTGAADVSECLAFARRFGVPVTSRSGGHSYAGWSTGTGLVVDVSRMSGVAYAGGHATVGAGARLVDVYATLAAHGVSIPAGSCPTVGVAGLTLGGGIGVVSRQYGLTCDVLESLKIVTADGKTLTCSETSHPDLFWASRGGGGGNFGVATSFTFRTHATRQVTLFFLHWPWSKAAAVLRAWQAWAPSAPDALWSNCHLNHDPSPDVMVGGLYIGGRAACENLLQKLADRVGSGPRSRYVAVSAYDHAMMVEAGCSSLTVAQCHRPGTLPGQNASGRLVRDSFTAKSHFAYTPLSSAGIKALLAQVAAPGRHSVLLDALGGAVARVRPDATAFPHRKALFSVQYYAHMSGAAAWTRAAHAAMRPHFGDHAYVNYVDPELTNWRQQYYGANTARLAEVKAAYDPGRLFRLPQGV is encoded by the coding sequence ATGATCGACAGACGGAGCTTCCTTCGCGTCTCGGCGCTCGCCTCGGCCGCCGCCTTCTCCGGTACGGCGTTCGCCGCCGCGGGTCCCCGTCCGGCCGACTGGTCCGCGCTCGGCCGGGGGCTGGAGGGCAGGCTGATCCGGCCGGGCGACGCGTCGTACGACAACGCGCGCCACGTGTTCAACTCGGCCTTCGACTCCGTACGGCCGGCCGGGGTGGCGTACTGCACAGGAGCGGCCGACGTGTCGGAGTGCCTGGCGTTCGCGCGGCGGTTCGGCGTGCCGGTGACCTCCCGGTCGGGCGGCCACAGCTACGCGGGCTGGTCCACGGGCACCGGGCTCGTCGTCGACGTGTCGCGGATGAGCGGCGTGGCGTACGCGGGCGGTCACGCCACGGTCGGCGCCGGCGCGCGCCTGGTCGACGTGTACGCCACGCTGGCCGCGCACGGGGTGAGCATCCCGGCGGGCTCCTGCCCGACCGTGGGCGTGGCGGGCCTCACGCTGGGCGGCGGCATCGGGGTGGTGTCGCGGCAGTACGGCCTGACCTGCGACGTGCTGGAGTCGCTGAAGATCGTCACGGCCGACGGGAAGACGCTGACCTGCTCGGAGACCTCGCACCCGGACCTGTTCTGGGCCTCCCGGGGTGGCGGCGGCGGCAACTTCGGCGTCGCGACGTCGTTCACGTTCCGCACGCACGCCACCCGTCAGGTGACGCTGTTCTTCCTGCACTGGCCCTGGTCGAAGGCCGCCGCCGTGCTCAGGGCGTGGCAGGCGTGGGCGCCGTCCGCCCCCGACGCGCTGTGGTCCAACTGCCACCTGAACCACGACCCGTCCCCGGACGTGATGGTCGGCGGCCTCTATATCGGCGGCAGGGCGGCGTGCGAGAACCTGCTGCAGAAGCTCGCCGACCGGGTCGGCTCCGGCCCCAGGAGTCGTTATGTCGCGGTCTCGGCGTACGACCACGCGATGATGGTGGAGGCGGGCTGCTCGTCGCTGACGGTGGCGCAGTGCCACCGGCCCGGCACGCTCCCCGGCCAGAACGCGAGCGGGAGGCTCGTCCGCGACTCGTTCACCGCTAAGTCGCACTTCGCCTACACGCCGCTGTCGTCCGCCGGGATCAAGGCGCTGCTGGCGCAGGTCGCCGCGCCGGGGCGGCACTCGGTGCTGCTCGACGCGCTCGGCGGCGCCGTCGCCCGGGTCCGCCCGGACGCGACCGCGTTCCCGCACCGCAAGGCACTCTTCAGCGTGCAGTACTACGCCCACATGTCCGGCGCCGCCGCCTGGACCCGCGCCGCCCACGCCGCCATGCGGCCGCACTTCGGCGACCACGCGTACGTCAACTACGTCGACCCGGAACTGACGAACTGGCGGCAGCAGTACTACGGCGCGAACACCGCGCGCCTGGCCGAGGTCAAGGCGGCCTACGACCCCGGCCGCCTCTTCCGCCTCCCCCAGGGCGTCTAG
- a CDS encoding helix-turn-helix domain-containing protein, whose amino-acid sequence MAVNERLRTALLNMGMTGRQLAELIGVDPKTVERWVNIGRTPHPAIAQRAALALREDLAYLWPETEQGRRRRQGTTDLVIAYPTRATAPFDLWRTMFEQAEQEIGILVYAAIFIHESWPDFSELLATKAQAGCRIRIMLGDADSPIIRSRGQEEKYGHGIEARCRVALMHYRPLMKRAGIDVRVHGTTLYNSLYRGDDQMIVNAHVFGMNAYGAPVYHLRRTGEGGLYDVYAAGFEAVWEQSRRPGE is encoded by the coding sequence ATGGCGGTGAACGAGCGCTTACGAACGGCCCTGCTCAACATGGGGATGACGGGCAGGCAACTGGCCGAGCTCATCGGCGTCGATCCCAAGACCGTCGAACGATGGGTCAATATCGGACGAACTCCGCATCCGGCCATCGCCCAAAGAGCCGCTCTCGCGCTCCGGGAAGACCTCGCCTACCTTTGGCCCGAAACCGAGCAAGGACGCCGGAGAAGACAAGGCACGACTGATCTGGTGATCGCATACCCGACGCGCGCCACCGCCCCCTTCGACCTGTGGCGCACCATGTTCGAGCAAGCCGAGCAGGAGATCGGCATCCTTGTCTATGCCGCAATCTTCATCCACGAGTCATGGCCCGACTTTTCGGAGCTACTCGCCACAAAGGCCCAGGCAGGATGCCGAATAAGGATCATGCTGGGCGACGCGGACTCACCCATCATCCGATCACGCGGGCAGGAGGAAAAGTACGGCCACGGCATCGAGGCCCGATGCCGCGTCGCTCTCATGCACTATCGGCCGCTCATGAAGCGCGCGGGCATCGACGTACGCGTGCACGGTACGACCCTGTACAACTCCCTCTACAGAGGAGACGACCAGATGATCGTCAACGCGCATGTGTTCGGCATGAACGCCTACGGTGCCCCTGTCTATCATCTCCGCCGGACCGGAGAGGGCGGCCTCTACGACGTGTACGCTGCCGGCTTCGAAGCCGTCTGGGAGCAGTCCCGGCGTCCAGGAGAGTGA
- a CDS encoding NUDIX domain-containing protein, giving the protein MARTEYYDDPAAPEPNSLVVGVSAVVSDEKGRILMQRRADNGLWALPGGGMDLTESVPQTAVREVKEETGYDIEITGIVGLYTDARHIIAYTDGEVRRQFNVCLTARRTGGALTVSDESTEVRWVTRDEVAQLPMHETQRLRITHFLQNRSQPHIG; this is encoded by the coding sequence GTGGCTCGCACCGAGTACTACGACGACCCGGCGGCACCCGAACCGAACAGCCTTGTCGTGGGCGTCTCCGCTGTGGTCAGTGATGAGAAGGGCCGCATTCTGATGCAGCGCCGGGCCGACAACGGCCTGTGGGCGCTTCCCGGAGGCGGGATGGACCTGACGGAGTCAGTCCCGCAGACCGCCGTACGGGAGGTGAAGGAAGAGACCGGTTACGACATCGAGATCACCGGCATCGTCGGCTTGTATACGGACGCCCGCCACATCATCGCGTACACCGACGGCGAAGTACGCCGGCAGTTCAACGTCTGCCTCACCGCCCGCCGTACGGGTGGCGCCCTCACCGTCAGCGACGAGTCAACCGAAGTTCGCTGGGTCACCCGGGACGAGGTAGCACAACTTCCCATGCATGAGACGCAGCGGCTGCGGATCACGCATTTCCTTCAGAACCGCAGCCAACCCCATATCGGATGA
- a CDS encoding DMT family transporter: MWASAFVSIRSAGEAYSPGALALGRLLTGALVLGVITLVRRPGWPARAAWPGIVCSGVLWFGGYMVLLNWGEREVDAGTAALLVNIGPILIALLGGGLLGEGLPRPLLAGMAVSFAGAVVVGLAMSGGGRSSLLGVVLCLLSAAAYAGGVVVQKPALRHAGALQVTTFGCLIGAAACLPFAGVLVSEAARAPLPATLNMLYLGVGPTAVAFTTWAFALARTTAGRMGATTYLVPALVVLMSWLLLDEVPGLLTLAGGALCLVGVAVSRRPGRARTPA; this comes from the coding sequence TTGTGGGCTTCGGCCTTCGTCTCGATCCGCAGCGCCGGAGAGGCCTACTCTCCCGGAGCCCTAGCCCTGGGACGGCTTCTCACCGGAGCCCTCGTGCTGGGCGTGATCACGCTGGTCCGCCGGCCGGGATGGCCGGCCCGTGCCGCCTGGCCGGGGATCGTCTGCTCGGGAGTCCTCTGGTTCGGCGGCTACATGGTCCTGCTCAACTGGGGCGAGCGGGAGGTGGACGCGGGCACGGCGGCCCTGCTGGTCAACATCGGGCCGATCCTCATCGCGCTCCTCGGCGGCGGACTGCTCGGCGAGGGTCTGCCGCGCCCGCTGCTCGCCGGCATGGCGGTGTCGTTCGCCGGCGCGGTGGTCGTCGGGCTCGCCATGTCCGGCGGTGGCCGTTCCTCCCTGCTCGGTGTGGTGCTGTGCCTGCTGTCCGCGGCGGCGTACGCGGGCGGGGTGGTCGTCCAGAAGCCGGCGCTCCGGCACGCGGGGGCGCTGCAGGTGACCACGTTCGGCTGCCTGATCGGGGCGGCGGCCTGCCTGCCCTTCGCGGGGGTCCTCGTCTCTGAGGCGGCTCGCGCCCCGCTGCCGGCGACGCTGAACATGCTCTATCTCGGCGTCGGCCCCACCGCCGTCGCCTTCACCACCTGGGCGTTCGCCCTGGCCCGCACGACGGCCGGCCGGATGGGCGCGACCACCTACCTCGTGCCCGCCCTGGTGGTGCTCATGTCGTGGCTGCTGCTCGACGAGGTTCCCGGCCTGCTCACGCTGGCCGGCGGGGCCCTGTGCCTGGTGGGGGTGGCGGTCTCCCGCCGCCCCGGCCGGGCGCGGACCCCCGCGTAG
- a CDS encoding TetR/AcrR family transcriptional regulator produces MAAAAGTQAPTIYRLFGDKEGLLDAVAEFGFTSYLRDKKARSPADDPVGELRAGWDLHVGFGLANPALFSLMYGDPQPGRQSPASVVAFRMLGERIRDIAAAGRLQVGERLAADLVHSACTGVVFTLLAMPEERRDMRLSEAARDAAIAAVTTDAPAVETPGPAAAAMALRATLPDAAALTDGERHVLGEWLDRLATG; encoded by the coding sequence GTGGCCGCCGCGGCGGGCACCCAGGCTCCGACGATCTACCGCCTGTTCGGCGACAAGGAGGGCCTGCTCGACGCGGTCGCCGAGTTCGGCTTCACCTCGTATCTGCGGGACAAGAAGGCCCGTTCGCCCGCCGATGATCCGGTCGGGGAGCTGCGGGCCGGGTGGGACCTGCACGTCGGCTTCGGGCTGGCCAACCCCGCCCTGTTCTCGCTCATGTACGGCGATCCCCAGCCGGGGCGTCAGTCGCCCGCCTCAGTCGTCGCCTTCCGCATGCTGGGGGAGCGCATCCGCGACATCGCCGCCGCGGGCCGGTTGCAGGTCGGCGAGCGCCTGGCGGCGGACCTCGTGCACTCCGCCTGCACCGGCGTCGTCTTCACGCTGCTCGCGATGCCGGAGGAACGGCGTGACATGCGCCTGTCCGAGGCGGCCCGAGACGCGGCGATAGCCGCCGTCACCACCGACGCCCCCGCTGTCGAGACTCCCGGGCCGGCAGCGGCGGCGATGGCGCTGCGCGCCACCCTGCCGGACGCCGCGGCCCTCACCGACGGTGAGCGTCACGTGCTCGGCGAATGGCTCGATCGCCTCGCCACCGGCTGA
- a CDS encoding methyltransferase domain-containing protein, giving the protein MRPEGEYVAAMLAGLGDLGPAWRQALEVVPRHLFIPDRAWCAPEDGNEGFVIDRQSDPEGWFAAIYQQNAPIITQLDDGNLEIDEAGQGGVDYTSSSSAPSIVARGLDLLDPYTGDEVLEIGTGTGWTAALLAYRLGDANVTSIEIDPAVHAAAAVNLKAAGYAPHLVLGDGAEGWPQGALYNGVHVTCGVREVPQAWVEQTRPGGVIVLPWMPGWEAGHMLKLIATGDGCAVGRFHGSCAFMMLRSQRSALPAYSDDFRDSGTDLDPRRVVRSSFGADIAIAGLLPGVDATHTDEDDGGFHLWVWSGDSDAQVHYSPDYKRAAVHQRGPRDLWDEVEEAFLRWVRWGSPGRDRFGLTVTPEGRQIWLDRPENMIR; this is encoded by the coding sequence ATGAGGCCGGAGGGGGAGTATGTCGCCGCCATGCTCGCGGGACTGGGCGACCTGGGACCGGCGTGGAGGCAGGCGCTGGAAGTTGTCCCGCGTCACCTGTTCATCCCCGACCGGGCCTGGTGCGCTCCCGAGGACGGCAACGAGGGATTCGTGATCGACCGCCAGAGCGATCCGGAGGGCTGGTTCGCGGCGATCTACCAGCAGAACGCCCCGATCATCACGCAACTCGATGACGGGAACCTGGAGATCGACGAAGCGGGGCAGGGCGGGGTGGATTACACCTCCTCCTCGTCCGCTCCGAGCATCGTCGCTCGTGGTCTCGATCTGCTCGACCCCTACACGGGCGACGAGGTTCTGGAGATCGGCACGGGAACGGGCTGGACGGCCGCCCTGCTGGCGTACCGGCTCGGCGACGCCAACGTGACCAGCATCGAGATCGATCCCGCCGTTCACGCCGCGGCGGCAGTCAACCTCAAGGCGGCGGGATACGCGCCGCACCTGGTCCTCGGTGACGGGGCGGAGGGATGGCCGCAGGGCGCGCTCTACAACGGCGTCCATGTCACGTGCGGCGTGCGGGAGGTGCCTCAGGCGTGGGTGGAGCAGACCCGGCCCGGCGGGGTGATCGTGCTGCCCTGGATGCCCGGCTGGGAGGCCGGGCACATGCTCAAGCTGATCGCCACCGGGGACGGCTGTGCGGTGGGTCGCTTCCATGGGAGTTGCGCCTTCATGATGCTGCGTTCCCAGCGCTCCGCCCTTCCCGCCTACTCCGACGATTTCCGGGACTCGGGGACCGACCTGGACCCACGCCGGGTGGTGCGGTCGTCGTTCGGGGCGGACATCGCCATCGCGGGCCTGCTGCCCGGCGTCGACGCCACGCACACCGATGAGGACGACGGTGGGTTCCACCTGTGGGTGTGGTCGGGTGACTCAGACGCGCAGGTGCACTACTCGCCCGACTACAAGCGGGCGGCGGTGCATCAGCGGGGGCCGCGCGACCTGTGGGACGAGGTGGAAGAGGCCTTTTTGCGCTGGGTGAGGTGGGGAAGCCCTGGCCGGGATCGCTTCGGGCTGACCGTTACCCCCGAGGGCCGGCAGATCTGGCTGGATCGGCCAGAGAACATGATCCGCTGA
- a CDS encoding CopG family transcriptional regulator produces the protein MKKIAMYADREDLAVIREAAKRCGISQAEIIRAGIRLAAMANRVWDEPLDWPAPGDGVPSTPGKRE, from the coding sequence ATGAAGAAGATCGCCATGTACGCCGACCGCGAAGACCTCGCGGTCATCAGGGAAGCCGCGAAGCGCTGTGGCATCTCCCAGGCGGAGATCATTCGTGCGGGAATCCGTCTGGCCGCGATGGCGAACCGGGTGTGGGACGAGCCGTTGGACTGGCCGGCACCAGGAGATGGGGTCCCATCGACGCCAGGGAAGCGTGAGTGA
- a CDS encoding ArsR/SmtB family transcription factor, which produces MPSTPSMPSPERVTSGLAALAALLADETRARFCLALLDGRAWTAGELARYAGVAPSTASAHIDRLVEGGLLAAERQGRHRYVRLADAQVAHLIEDLAAHAATEHGRPDPPRTLRAASAAGALARGRTCYDHLAGRLGIAVTEAMTERGLLRQDTGFALTDAGLRWFADLGAPLAPSGRRPLARGCLDWTERRPHLAGLAGAALCRHALETGWCVRIGSTRAVQVTPEGERALAELLGLPAAALR; this is translated from the coding sequence ATGCCGTCCACGCCGTCCATGCCTTCTCCCGAGCGGGTCACCTCCGGTCTGGCCGCGCTCGCCGCGCTCCTCGCCGACGAGACGCGGGCGCGGTTCTGCCTGGCGCTGCTCGACGGCCGGGCCTGGACGGCGGGCGAGTTGGCCCGGTACGCCGGAGTGGCCCCCTCCACCGCCAGTGCGCACATCGACCGGCTCGTCGAGGGCGGGCTGCTCGCCGCGGAACGGCAGGGCCGGCACCGCTACGTACGGCTTGCGGACGCCCAGGTGGCCCACCTGATCGAGGACCTCGCGGCGCACGCCGCAACCGAACACGGGCGGCCGGACCCGCCGCGCACGTTGCGGGCCGCGAGCGCGGCCGGGGCGCTGGCGCGCGGCCGCACCTGCTACGACCACCTGGCGGGTCGGCTCGGCATCGCCGTCACGGAGGCGATGACCGAACGCGGGTTGTTGCGCCAGGACACCGGCTTCGCGCTCACGGACGCCGGGCTGCGCTGGTTCGCCGACCTCGGAGCGCCCCTCGCCCCGTCGGGTCGACGCCCGCTGGCGCGCGGGTGCCTCGACTGGACCGAGCGCAGGCCGCACCTGGCGGGGCTCGCCGGAGCGGCGCTGTGCCGCCACGCGCTGGAGACGGGGTGGTGCGTGCGGATCGGCTCGACCCGGGCCGTCCAGGTCACCCCCGAGGGCGAGCGCGCACTGGCGGAGCTCCTCGGCCTCCCGGCGGCGGCCCTGCGCTGA